The Exiguobacterium mexicanum genome includes a window with the following:
- a CDS encoding GAF domain-containing protein, translating to MDNIILGVLDKMSPTHLTLILWAVTLFILYVLFQVGGAVRRFSKNMDKEDRGIELSKQNTELTRQVADINNEQSHFYSAVQSLNSYISNFNSLLNYHTTNRGHFLPEHAEQSLADLHQASSITLLSIHNEISTSNKSRVSYWVYNDETGQLDSIMRSTNFTSNASRDTSRTLDINLSIAGRAFRKKEMQFVSNLNIDPDWSTFSTNQKYESILAVPVADFGVVTIDFSTPPNEIVIELCGLYVKSFEFQIIMYVDEYLSYERYSKRLEEEMNSNEVRDEVEEKDE from the coding sequence ATGGATAATATTATACTTGGTGTATTAGATAAAATGAGCCCAACGCATTTAACTCTCATTTTATGGGCGGTGACTTTATTTATACTTTATGTTTTATTCCAAGTGGGCGGAGCAGTCCGTAGGTTTTCTAAGAATATGGACAAAGAAGATCGTGGAATTGAGTTGTCTAAACAAAACACTGAGCTAACTCGTCAAGTAGCTGATATAAATAATGAACAATCTCACTTTTACAGTGCTGTGCAATCATTAAACAGTTACATTTCTAATTTTAATAGCTTATTAAACTATCATACTACTAATAGAGGTCATTTCTTACCTGAACATGCCGAACAATCGCTTGCAGATTTGCATCAAGCAAGCTCAATCACTTTACTTTCGATTCATAATGAAATTTCTACCTCAAATAAGTCTCGTGTTAGCTATTGGGTTTATAATGATGAAACTGGTCAACTAGATAGTATAATGAGAAGCACTAATTTCACATCAAATGCTAGCCGTGATACTAGTCGTACTTTAGATATTAACCTTTCCATTGCTGGAAGAGCATTTCGAAAAAAAGAAATGCAGTTTGTATCTAATTTAAATATTGATCCTGACTGGTCAACTTTTAGCACCAATCAAAAATATGAATCTATTTTAGCTGTTCCGGTTGCGGATTTTGGAGTGGTTACAATTGATTTTTCAACCCCTCCAAACGAGATTGTCATAGAATTATGCGGATTATATGTAAAATCATTTGAATTTCAGATTATTATGTATGTAGATGAATATTTATCTTATGAACGCTATAGTAAACGTTTGGAAGAAGAGATGAATAGTAATGAAGTAAGAGATGAAGTAGAAGAAAAAGATGAATAA